TATCTCTATAGTAAAGTATTCGCCACGCCGGAAGAAACCGATCATTTCCTGGAAAATATCTGTACATCGGACTGGAATGAAGAGCAGGACGCCGGCCGGAGCCTTGCCGAAGGAACGGAACTGCTCGTGGAAAAATATCCCGATTTTGAAGCCCAGATAAGGGCATTCTACGGCCGTTGGAGAGAAATGCTCGGAGGCCCCATCCAGGAAACCGTGGAACTCCTGCAACAATTGAAAGCATCAGGGAAATATAAACTCTACGCACTCACCAACTGGTCCAACGAAACTTTTCCCATCGCCCTCATGGAATATGAATGGCTGCAATGGTTCGATGGCATTGTTGTATCCGGCAAGGAAAAACTCCGCAAACCATTCCCGGATTTTTATCAGCTGCTGCTGGATCGTTATATGATCGATAAAACCAATGCTATATTTATTGATGATAATATCAGGAACGTTAAAGCTGCCGAAGAAATGGGCATCGAAACCATTCATTTTCAGACTTCCGCACAATTGGGAGAAGAACTGCAGCAACGCGGAATATTGAACTGAGACCGCACTAGCAATCATATTCAGATTCGAGAATATATACTTAAAAATCCCCATGCAAACCGCCGCTACGGGCGGTTTTGCTTTTAACATTTCTTTAGGTTGATTTTAACTTTTCTGCTGTAAACCGGCAGTAACATTCCTGTGTCTATAGCGTTGAATATTAGAAGGGTCGGATGTGATGAAAGATGGTGTGAAAATTGAGAGAGATAGAGAAAGAAATGGTCCGGTGCAGTGGAAATGTGAAAAAGCGGACCCGTGGATGTGAACGAGATGGCGGATGTGAAGTTGAGATCAATCGATGATGCTGGTCCGTGCGAACGGACCGCATCGCCGGCCACGTTATTGCCCCGTATATAAAAATCAAATGCATATGAAAAGGACAGGATTGTTGTTAAGTACCATCGCCATTGGCGCACTGCTTTTCTCCGCTTGCAGAAAAGAGCCGCTCAATGACATGACAGAGGAGGAATCCCGCATCTATGTAACGAATTATGATGAAGAAGCGGATTTTACCGCCTACGGCACCTTCAGTATTGTGGATTCCGTTGCAGTGATCAGTAATAATGACGCCACCAGGGAATTGACAGATTATGATGTTAAACTGCTGGCTGCCATCAGATCGAACCTTACCGCCAGGGGATACGCAGAAGTGGATAAGGATGCGGACCCTGACCTGGCAGTGAACGTTGCACGTATCAATACTTCCAGCACTTCGGTATATTATCCCGGTTACTGGGCAGGATGGCCCGGCTATTGGGACCCCGGATACTGGGGCTTTCCCGGATGGGGGTATTACTTCCCGCCGTATTATTCCGTTTTCCGGTATAACGAGCGTTCGGTAGCGATTGATATGGTGGACCTGAAATCACCGCCAAAGGAAGAGGACAAGCTGACCGCGGTATGGAATGCCATGCTGCGCGGCACCGGCGTCTGGAACAGCGCAAATATCGATACGATGATACAGGCCGTATTCGATCAGAGCGCTTACCTGACAACTTCAGCAAACTGATTGGTCAAAGCTAAAAACACAAGAAGATGAAAAGCATTAAATTGATAATATTGATAATGGCCGGCACATTGGCGATGCATACCGCTTTCGCGCAAAGCCGCCCGCCTTTGTCTTTCCAGTTGAATTATTCCATCACACAACCCTTTGGCTCGCTGAGCGATGACTATGCGGATAATACCAGTTTCCGGGGATGGAATTTCGGTTTCCAGTATGCGTTGAACGACCGTTTGAGTCTTGGCGCGAGGGTAGGGTTTGCCGATTTTTATGAGCGTTTGCCCCGGGCAGTGTACCCTGGTAAAGGAGAAGATATCTCCGCCGTGCAAACCCGCACGTTGCAAACCATCCCCATCATGGCCGCCGCGCAATACACCTTCGCAGGCCCGGACGCTAAAGTGATGCCTTATGCCGGCCTTGCAGTAGGTATGGCGAATATGAACTATGAGAAGTTCTGGGGTGAATTTGTGGAGAAACATAACAAATGGGCATTCCAGGTAAGCCCGGAACTGGGGTTGAATGTACCGTTCGGAAAATATTCCCCGGTGATGTTCAATGCCAATGTGCAATATAATTATGCCGCGTACAAGTACGCCGAGATCAGCAACTTTAACACATTACAGGCGAATATTGGATTGAGGTTCCATATCCGGTAAACCATTAAAAACGGAACATGTGAGTATGGCAGGGCCGGCGTAAAGCCGGCCCTTTGTTGTGGCTTATGGCGCCGCAAAGAAATTCGGAGAATGCCGTTCCGTGATCCTGCCTTCCGCATCCTTGAAAATATAATAAGCTTCCAGTTTGAGCTTGGGATGCTGCTGCACGAATTGTAAACCCTTTTCCACACCCAGGAGGATCAGCGCATTATCATATGCATCAGCCGTAATGGCATCCGGTGCGGTGACCGTAACGGTGATGATGTTGTTATGCAGCGCTTCACCTGTTTTCGGATCGATGGTATGCGCGAAGCGGGTGCCGCCGTCGTCAAAGAACCGGCGGTAGTTTCCGCTGGTGGCCACAGCACGGTCCCGCAGCTGAAGGATAGCCTGTACCGGCTCTTCCACGTTCCC
This genomic stretch from Chitinophaga sp. XS-30 harbors:
- a CDS encoding DUF4136 domain-containing protein, producing MKRTGLLLSTIAIGALLFSACRKEPLNDMTEEESRIYVTNYDEEADFTAYGTFSIVDSVAVISNNDATRELTDYDVKLLAAIRSNLTARGYAEVDKDADPDLAVNVARINTSSTSVYYPGYWAGWPGYWDPGYWGFPGWGYYFPPYYSVFRYNERSVAIDMVDLKSPPKEEDKLTAVWNAMLRGTGVWNSANIDTMIQAVFDQSAYLTTSAN
- a CDS encoding outer membrane beta-barrel protein — translated: MKSIKLIILIMAGTLAMHTAFAQSRPPLSFQLNYSITQPFGSLSDDYADNTSFRGWNFGFQYALNDRLSLGARVGFADFYERLPRAVYPGKGEDISAVQTRTLQTIPIMAAAQYTFAGPDAKVMPYAGLAVGMANMNYEKFWGEFVEKHNKWAFQVSPELGLNVPFGKYSPVMFNANVQYNYAAYKYAEISNFNTLQANIGLRFHIR
- a CDS encoding HAD family phosphatase, with product MHMKDRTYQSIIFDLGAVLVDWNPRYLYSKVFATPEETDHFLENICTSDWNEEQDAGRSLAEGTELLVEKYPDFEAQIRAFYGRWREMLGGPIQETVELLQQLKASGKYKLYALTNWSNETFPIALMEYEWLQWFDGIVVSGKEKLRKPFPDFYQLLLDRYMIDKTNAIFIDDNIRNVKAAEEMGIETIHFQTSAQLGEELQQRGILN